In the Periophthalmus magnuspinnatus isolate fPerMag1 chromosome 11, fPerMag1.2.pri, whole genome shotgun sequence genome, ttgttttagtgttgGTGGCGCTCTATGAGGAGGCTGATAAACCCAGCAATGCTTTGGAGTAtccttttattttgaatgttgaCAAATACAAGCCCCCCCTTGaagtgaaaaacacagaaacgtACCCATGAGTAtaattttttaaatgtcttagtATTTGTAGATTTGTATTgtgcttttttatttcatttttttgattGGTGCAGTCATtgcagtcaaaataaaaatgatatatttagGGTGACCACTTGTAGAACAGTTTGTAGATGGGGACATGGAGGGATGGACTTGGGGAAATTTAAGCTCATAGATAAAAACTGCaataacaaattatttttaggttttatcAACTGTAACACACATAAAGAGAGTGGAATAGCAAGAGGTGTCAACATGTTACGCCCTGGAAAGCCAATGAATGAGTGGGACATTCTCTAAATAAGTCGAATGAGGGACAGGGCCCATGATGGTTGTGCAGGACAACCAAAATATTGCAGTCAGATTAATTATGAGAAGTGGTTATAAGCATTCTTTGTTAAAATTAGTAACAACAGTTGCCAACATCACCAGTTGACCCTAACCATTGAAAAGTTTCATAAAGCTTCACCTGGGAGCTGCTGGTCCAGAGCCTGCTGACACTGAGGCTTTGAGAATGGAGCTGTCGGATTTACAACAGAAGTGCAATATGCTGATGGAGGAGAACAAGGAGCTCAGGAACAGGGTGAGCAAAACAGGGCAACACAATCTCACTAACTAGTTTCTGGGCCTAATTGACAATGACCCCATTTCACAAAGAAGATCCAGTAAACCTTGGGTTGAAGAGTTTACTCCGGGTTAACCTCCATCGAGACAAACTCAGCATTGTCTGTTTCACTaaacaggtttggagcagagttagaaAACTTAGAGATAACCTTGAGTTTAGCAGAGAACACAAGATTTTACCAATGGATCCCAGGAGCagtgactgtccaatcagagctctccttcaggagCAGACTCTGGTTAAACTCAGGGTTAGAGGAATAAAACCTGCTCTGGATCAGGTTAGGTTAACAGTTACCATTGTGACTGACTCAAGAGTTTTCTGTTTCTCAAAGAGAGATAACCTAAAACCTTAGCTGACCTCTTTTTAGAGTTAACAAAGTCTGAGTTTGGCTTAAACCTGCTTCTTGAAAAAGGGCCAATGTTTTTGATGCACTGACATCGTTAAAAAAGCAGGGTGAATTACATATAAAGCAGCCAATATGATCACTTTATTAACATGAAGTCAAATTTTTTGCATCCAGTACATTTGTTTCTAAAAGGATTTCtacaatatatttttctcttgtgcccacaaaatcaaaatgaatattgtaTCTAATATTGTGAACTGTGAGGTAAGTGAACTAACAATTTATAAACATACAAAGGACTAATCCactgatgttttgtgtttttgtgccacAGCTGATGCAGTATGAGCCAGCGCCTGATGAGGGAGCAGCTgaatagaggagagaggtgtaatggaggaaaaagaaagaaaaagattgtagtatttttgtattgCCTCTTTGTTTATCATGTAATTATGGATGTACAGTGAACACAAAACACTGATTCTTTTGTTATTTAACATGATGCTACACCTACCTTctcaaaataaatcctttttttcCCCAGGATTTGGTATGATCATTGGTCCAACATCACATCTAAATTCAGCCACTTACTATTACAAGAGTTTATGGACACATATTCAGGAATTATAAAATGtcaactttaaaacattttaaaattgataAAATACCTCATGTAATGTTTAGGCAttcaattttgttttgctttttcaaaattaaGGCCAAACCATTTCATACAAAgatatatttttagatttacTATGCATCAGAGACCCAAAATCTACCTTCAAAGCTCCATGTTTCACTCCCTCTCCAAGTGTAATGTAAAGCAAATGCCTTGTTCCTAATGCTGAACAACTGGATGGTTACATAACCAGTTACATTTATAGatcaattttttctttttccatccatcttctaatctttgaaaacaaatcattacCTGTCTCTATGACCTGTTGCAGCCACGGGATGCATAGGGAAATGAAAAATTAGATTgtcaaagtacttttcatattaaTTTAATAAGGCTCATCTGGAATCTTTGTCAACCAAAGATTTGCTTTGAATATACTAATCAGGCACCACCTTATGATGACCCCATtgcattgtatttgttttgttccttACTTGCTTGTcgttccacagacctgacttggcCTAGTGGTGGGCACACCACctctttatctccatggatatgtttatTGCAAGGtttgctttaactttctatctccatagagCAAGGCAGATGGTGTTCCCCACCACCAGAAATATAACACAATACTACTTTAACACCAGCCACCTTATTGTGACTTTTCTACTCCTAACACATAACTTTGAGGAAACAGTGCCATTAGTCCCTCATGTAAAATGTTCCATGATGATGTGAGGATCCTCTTGTCTGTGGTCATACTGTCATGTCCGATCGGTGCTTTTATTATCTCTAACTTTGAAAGCTCATCTTGCCTGTGTCTAGTTTATATCTGCAGATCAGTAGGTGCTCGTCTGCTGCTCGCACTACTCGTTGCGGACACTCTTCGATTTGGAGATGAGGCCGTGGGGCTGTTACTCTCCCTCGAATGCCGGGACACTGAACTCAACTCCCCGGCAGAATCCGGACTTTGGGACCTGCTTTGGGACCTTTTGCTCTGCTCTGATTTGGATACCAGCCTTGCCCTTGGTCCCACGCTTCTTAACTTCATACTGTTGTTATTCCCATGATAGGAATCGCCACTATCCGAACCAGTTCCCTCTACTACAGTGGAGCAGTGCCAAGGCGGACTTAGTCTACGGGATTTTCTTAGCAAACTTGTTGGTGCCTCTGTCACTGGAAGTGTAGGGTACTCTGATCTTGGAAGGTCCATATTCTCATGTTGGGATGATAACCCTTCTTCGGGATCATCCAGTTTGTCACCAGAAGGGGACCTAGTCTCACTGCTTGTGTTATTCGAGTTGCTATTTGGTTCAGTTGGACAAGGGACAGTCTCTTTGCCTTCCTTATGGATATCAAGTTTTATACCAATATCGCCTTGAATTGGCACAAAAGCAGATGACCCACTCAGAAGCGGGTAGTTCGGGCCGTTGCCTTGCTTTTCTAGTAACAGCGTATACCCGCTCGGAGCTGATGGCATGGTAGTCTTCCGGGCCACCGATGTCCCAGTGCAAACTTGATGCACCACCGAATTTTTCTTGGACTTGCTGTCATAGTAATCATCGAAATCATCTTTCAAATGCGGATAGAAGTCCAAAATTAGGTTCTTTACCCGCTTGTAACCCAAGTGCATGATCTCAAGGAGGCTTAAAAACAACGAAATGCAAGCGATCACTTGcataaacatcataaaaacTGTCTTCTCCGTTGGTCTAGAGACAAAGCAGTCCACTACATTGGGACAGGGCTCTCGTTCGCACTTGTAAAGCGGACTTAGGCGATGCCCATAGAGAATGTATTGTCCAGTCATGAAGCTTACCTCTACAATTGACCTGGTTACAATATGCGCAACATATGTACAAAGTAGAGACCCCCGTAATGGAGCTTTATTGAGTTTGCTCTGCTCCAATTGTCTCATTTCTTTCTCAATTCGCCTTCTAACCTCTACCAATTCACCATCCACAGCTTCTAACTCACGTTTTAGAGCTACTTTCTTGCAGTGACGTTCTTTTTCCAATGCACGAAGCTGATATATAGCGTGCCCCATGTAAACCAATGATGGAGAAGACACAAAAATCACTTGAAGGACCCAGTAGCGAATGAGGGAGATGGGGAATGCTTGGTCGTAGCAGACATTTCGACATCCAGGTTGGTCTGTGTTGCAAATGAAATCAGATTGTTCGTCATTCCACACGTCTTCAGCTGCAACGCCCAAAACCAGCATCCGAAATATGAACAGGATAGTCAGCCATATCTTTCCAACCATAGTGGAGTGGATATGGACCTCCTCCAAAATCCCCCCAAGGAAGTTCCAGTCTCCCATGGTTCACTTTACTTTAGCAGAGGTCTGTAAGAAAGAAAATGGTTGTTGTGAATGATAgttacattcattcatttatgttcTGCATATTGCCTTTGGGTTACAAGTATCttcttgcattaaaaaaaatgaaattgtcaTAGGTAGATGGGAGACACTTGATAGTGGCCAGTGTGTTGCTGAAATATTTTTGTGTACAGGCAATTTAAAAATCACTAGTTGAGTTAACACAATTAGGTTTTGCACAATAATGGATTGCAAGTTAAGTGTACCCAACTAATCAGATGCTCCTCTATGTAACTTTGACCACATCCTTACATTGAATAAAGTCTACTAACATTAAGTAACATTTTCATCAGTGATAGAAGAGCacaaatttgcatattttgtgctgttttacAATGGAGTACAGAAATCTATTTTGTGCTATAGTAACAATTACAGGCTTCAATTgactgttatttttactttgcaaTGAAATAATTTAACCAAAATCTGGCAGGCTATTTTATTaagaaaaatctaaatatatcaGTATTTTATGGACTGCAGACACAAAAACCTAAGTTAACATTGCtttatattttcaatttttaaagctattcatGAGTTTCTAAACAATGAAGACTTAGCatgctgttgccatagcaatactttataataatattctactataaacaggaagctgaaacccgtagatgcttaaaataaaaactgatctaaatatattcTGGGCACTTACCTCTCATCTTAGATATTACGGGCCTCCTCCATTGACAAGGCATTGCATCCTAAATTCGCTTTtaatttaaaccattttaatccaaaatgtaaataccCTGTTGCTTTTAGTTTGGATGAGGACTGTTGAGTGTAGAGTAGATTCTGTGGGCTGAGGTCGATATTGTTGCATGGCTCTAGTAGCATATCCCTGCAGCGGGCACTGTGAATGGGATGTCCTGTCATTAGAGGTAACACCTCTCAGTATTGGCTCGACTCTCTCATGTTGAACCCACGGGACCCTGTGCTGGGATGAACTTTGTAAACAAGAGGTGTCAGGGCACATTAATTTATTCTAGAATTACAACAgaactagaataatcagataatCCAATAATTAGATCTGTTTTTGTTCTGATCATCAAAAGCAACTGGTAACATGTGTCAGTTAATTAGTGAATTTTTAGAGTCATATTTAGAAGACAAAGTACAAAGAATTTTGAAATAACTTTCAATCTTTagcattttttctttaatttgtgTCACATTAATGTGCCTTTTTTGCACAATTTTGCTTGTCAAAACCTGGAGACgagaaaaatctgaaaaaaaatctgattactcACATTGAATGTAACTCTTTCAAattccagaaatcagatatcCCTGTACCTAAAAGCTATATGCATATTTATTCCCAAAATACATTCTAAGGCCAAAAAACATACCATCTTTCTAGGTTTCATTTTCATGttgtactaaaataaatgtatgtaaaattgactGCCAATTATTAGTAAATATCACACAAATTAATGCAAAGATGGCCTGAGTAATaaccaaaacagaacagaacagtttaGATCTATATGCCTTTTATACTGTCTCCTACAAACAAGGTAGTGAGTCCTTAGAGCCactttattgcattttaattgtTTCATACTGCGGTCAGACAACACACTATAACcaacaaaacagtgaaaataaACTACTACGCCACCTTTTGTGAAATTTGCAACTAAGGAAcccttgtaaaaaataaactattagGTTAGGTGGACTTTCTTTTATGTGTGATGTGCTTGATTATCACCATGCCTCTACTGATTTGTGTCTGTTTAATACATTTGTTCTATAATTATTGATGGGACACGTCCGATTTCACGCCTGACTGATGCCTCACTGTGGCTCTAATTTAACATGTCCACCACTGCACCATGTTCCATTTACAAAAATCAATGTGTGTGTCTGGATACAAGGCCTTTTGTTCATATTATCAAACCTTATcagcaaaaaaatatatgttttaagtaCCACAACGTACAATCTTAAAtctatttatttgagcaaaatggtTTATAAAGCATGACTGAATTTACCAaaaaattttacaaaaatcaATTAttctaaaaccagactaaaattaaaatatcttaAGCTTTGGTTCTAAAcattggaatttccccactgtgggactaataaaggcatatcttattgTGGTACTGAAATTAGGTTCCCTTTGATTCAATTATCAGTTAGTTTGACCCAgtcaaaaaaatatcaaaaaatgtTATGCACACAAGAGAAGCATAACATTTACACATACATCAAAAAATATCTTGtaactcaaaaaacaaaaaagtaaaaaaaataaaacatgtagcCAAGGACAGCCTTCGTACTggtttattactcaaaaataacagattttctAGTAGACAAAGAAGATTCAAGGCTAAAACATGCAAGTGACAACAGTTGTGAAAACAGTCATGTAAACCACAATTACCTCTTCCTCATTTGGGACTTTAAAGACAAAACCACACTTTGAAAAGGtccaatttgacaaaaaaatacaccAACAGAAATTCAGGTAAGTCACTGTCTGATGATGAACACTTAAAAAAGACATCCATAGCAGCTTTTTCCACACATTTCAAAGTCAAAAACCTCAAAGCATTTCTTTTCCAAATCAACTCAAAAACATTTCTGGCTTCCCTTTTAAGGAGAGCATTCTGTAAAGGCTATCGGATTAGTTTCTTTAGAGATGAACTGGTCAACTGTCGCCTTTTTGCCATCCAATACTCTCAACATATTTACAAACTACTGGGCTGCTCCTCGGCTTTAACAAGGCTTAAAAGATAATGTACATGCAAAGCTTAACACAAGTTTGACTCTTTACTTGCTTACACACCCAACAGAATTCCAACAGCTCTGAAAAAACAGCCAGCATAACAAATGTAGGTTCCAAACTCGACACTGGAATGGTTTGTCAAACTATCAATAGGTTAAAAAATACTGATTTTCTTTAGCAAATGATGCATAGGGTTTATGAAACCaagtactacaaaaaaaaacaaaaaaaacactctttgtgAGAATAGTACTTAACACAAACAACTGTATAAAACCAAGCAACAGCACTTATCGTTAGACGTGACAAGCTTTTTACAAATGGTTCATGGGACGATACATTCATGTCAAAAACTCTCCTCACGCCCTCCTTCTCTTAACGGCCTCCAGATTTGCGTCCGGCCCAGGATCGAGAGCGAGAGCGAGATCTGGAAGCAGAGCGTGAGTGTGAGCGCGAGTATCTGTGCCGCGGCTCCTCTTCAAAGTGAGGTGCCGCTGGAGGCTCCTCTCTGGGCGTAGCAGAGCGTGAGCGAGAACGGGAACGGGCACGGGACTCACGGCGAGGCCTCTGTCTGTATCTGAGcacaggagagggacagaggggaaaGAACCATGTTAAAATCCCAGTTACGTCGATCCTGGATGTTCTGCTGTAACAGGTGAAGGttgttttaaagaaatgtgTTTCTTACCCGCCATCTTCATGACTTCTGCTCCTTCGTCTTCGGTGAGAtctgaataaaaaacaagtcaTTATTTAGTCATCTTATCTATATAGTTTAATACACAAATTAAGTGGAGACTGTTCTGGCAGAAGACTCACTCTCGGGGGCTGGGGGAGCGCCGGCGGTGGCGGTCATACGAAGGGCTGCGGGAGCGATAGCGCTCATAGCTACGACTACGTGATCGCCGACGGCGACTGTCTCTATCATAATCATCATAGCGAGAGGATCGTCCTGGAGACCGCCCCCCTGGAGATCGCCGCTCCTTCGACTTCATCTGGTTTGGTGCTGTAAACAGAGCAGCAGTCAGTGACACAGACCtttatgcatgtgtgtataaataaatttaaatacgCACTCTTTCGATCACCCTGGGCAAACTGGATCTCGATCTGTCGGCCACAGACCCACTTCCTGTCCAGACTGTGGAGAGCATCCTCCGCGTCGCGCACGTCTTCAAATGTGCTGCTGAGTTAAGGGTTTTGTGGCGTGGGTGAGGTCACATAATATTAATTAACTCCTGAATTATTTAAACAATGAATTAAGTTTGTCAAAATTACTTCATAAGCTACATTTAGTCAAAATTATGTTCAGTAGTTTTAGCAGCCTTTGTCATGCGTGCGAGTTTGTAACTTAAGACAACAGTGTTAACACACTGCTTTCTGCAGAGATTAGAAGAAGCAAGCTGTTCCATATACTTCAGAAAATTGACAAATGAGCAAATCAAAACAGTTCAGATTGATAATTAGTTTTGATTAAAAGGACAGTGTCTTGGATATAAGAGGGACAGCTGATTTTGGTGTCAAATCGTTTTGggaggatacaaaacaatacagacttgTTACCTTGACTTGACTTTGACTTCATCTTGATCTTTAACCCTTTAATCGACTTGCAGACAGACTTCCTGCTTTCTCGTCTTAAACCTTTTCCAAGCCTTGTCTCCGATCCCCTTTTCCTCTTCATGCtttactttcttttctttgtctttcaaactttcaccctctctcttttgctccttTGGCCTCTTTGTCTTTACGGCTAATACAGCTAATGGGTCTTTGTAACTCTTTGTGGCCGCTCCACAACTGGACGCTTTTACATTTTCTGAAGCAATAACAGAGAAATAGTAGTGTGTTAGACATTTAATCAAATCATGTGCAAAAAGACAACAGACAAAACGGCAAACCTGGTGAGAGAAGTATTTGTTAGGCACTGCAAATATATGGACTTGTTGGTAAAGGATATTGAATGTATGCAAATCCTCTGGGCTGTCGTGTATAGAAGTCAAGAGGGATGTAGACATCTACTATGGGCCCATAGCGGCCAAACTCACGCCGCAAATCCTCAGGCCTGAACAccgtaaatacaaatataactcAACTGCCCAAAGGCAACACCTGCTACAGTATGTCCATAAACAACACAAAAGGTTTAAAAGACTTACCTGTGCTAAACTATGACATTTACATATGATTCATTCGATAGGCATGGAAAATATTGATCCAATCTGGATCAATAtgtactgtgcaacatttctgTTCTCCTTGGAGATGGTATTACTATTCCatcgtatggcattaaagttgtcCATCTGGCTTTTACATCAATTACATAtgatttattgctcaaaaaagctttgaaatacaaatacttactgtgagcagggtcgcctaacacaaatctgacctgtaattcaCATGGTGGTGTAAACAGTGTCTCCATTGCattggataagtttaatgccatactgtggaacatttctggtaaAGCATTGGTTTCTCAATGGAAAGAAGCAGTGACGGACCTTCCATCATAAAAGTtagatagtgcacctttaaacggCACATAGGCACCCTACAAATACACCCGAAATTGCTATTTTAATCCTTTTTTATGTATATAACCTTAATGTTAGTGCTCACAGGAAAGGTGAATGATAAATGTATTACTTCGTTTGTGGTAGTGATACATATTGAGTGTGATCATGCTTTGACTCGTCGCTAGCAAAGATGCTTCCACGTAGACAACATTAGCCGCATTAGCATGAACATTAACGCTACGTGTCTGCGGCTCATTCACTTATACGTGGATAAAGCAACTAAACACACGACTGCTCCCTTTACTGATTTTATCAGATACAGTTTGTTCATTCTGTAGTAGTTTAAAAACTGAATTTGGATTTTTGTATTTGATGTAGTTAAAACGGTTCAAACACGCTTTGCTTAGCTTCGCAGAAGACCGTCTGAAGCTAAGATTTGGCAGAGCTGTTTGGCATTTTTCCAAAAATGGTCACATCTGTGCACTCACCTGGACTCATCTGCGATGTTCCGGACAAACAGAGAGGTGTTTGGAGGCCGCATAATGCTAAATTGAAAGTTAAATGACTTTCTGTAGAAGAATTTTAGTAATGGAAAATCTGCAGCTAAAGAATGCACCGCGCATGCACACTGCCGAGGCGCCCAGGACTGATTCTTCACATAAATCAACCAGAGACAAGAGCAAGGCGGATCACTACTGCCCCCTTCTGAACAgtcaataacaacaacagaacgGTAGGCTCCTGCAGTGGTGGCTCAGTAATATTTCTTCTCAATGAAAGGAATAAgatattttaatgtaaaacaaGACAATCAAATAGTAATAGCATATGTTTGATTGTTTAATCCCAACCTTACAAAGGGCTTTTAAAATTCTCCATTAGAGACCTGGGAGCTTAGACCTATGGTCAAAAatcctttacacatttatatgtttgtttattgtttcaCTTTAAtcatttggctttttttttttcttctgacaTCACTTCAAATTCAGACGAAAGTTTAAACTCGTTTACTTTTGCTGATGAATGTTACAGAGCCTGTAGTCACTTTCTAGAAAGAAatagaaaatgttaaaatatttgttcagttttcattaaaaaacacatctgtTTTGTGAGAAAAATGTACTAACCTCCACCATATCCTCTCCCTGCATCTCTCGGACAGAGGTGATTTTGTCTGATTCTGTAATCAGTTTCCCATTTTCCTCTTTGACTGTGCACTAAAAAGAAGGGCAGATATATTAAAGGCagtatgtattaaaataaatgtgctgATGGTTAGTTTTATATACTACATATTATTAAATGGGTGTAGCTACTGATACTCTTGTTTGTCTTAGAGGTATTCCCATGAATTATGAAAAGACGTAGACACTATATTAAGTAGTTAAATTGTATTGCGTGAAAACTACCTATGACCTTTTTGCTATTTCCTACTGCTACCTCTGTTAGTGTCATTACCACTGCTAACAAAGGCCAACTTAaactacactgtgtaacttttctggtggaggttccaCCATCTGCTCATGtcatgatgttattgctttgcctggaatgttccataatatatCTATGtatcatttattacattttgtgttttttgcccCAGATCTGACCTACAACCTTGtcccacatgcttgtctccccggagaagtttaaagtcatagtgtgtacattttttggtaaagcaataacatctgcaaggagacaagcaaatggtgtATCCTCCTCTAGAAAAAAttatacagtgcacctttaagtaaattACCTCTGTGAGTTTAAgccttttttctcatttattatTTCATGATCTCCTTTCAAATTGGACTCACCTTAAACTTGCGTCCATCCGGTCCAGTGATCTCTGACTCCTTTCCAATGCTGAAGGAGTTGACTGTGGTGCGAACTGGAGTTTTTATGGTGTAGGTGAAGTCTTTGCCATTTTGTTCTATTATGATCGTTGGCTTAATTTCTTTACGCATTTTTACAACCATCTCAGGTGCACCTATGAAGACATCCACATCAACCAATGCATTAGACTGCAAAATGTGTTGGAATGTTGTGAATTCAAATTTACAAACATACTTTATTatgcatgtgtgtttgtatgactttgaaaaaacaacaacttgtagTTTCACTTctcattacatagtgcaccaaaTTAAAGGtggtctatgtaactttttctgacaGGTCTGCCTCCTGTTTTTCTCCATAagtatgttattgttttgcctggactGTTCCTATGGGATTTAACTTTgcctatcttacatttatttaattacaggtattTTGATTGCCCCCTTGAAAAAATGCGTTCTCCACAAGTCTGACCTTTAACTT is a window encoding:
- the LOC117378615 gene encoding serine/arginine-rich splicing factor 10-like isoform X2 encodes the protein MKRKRGSETRLGKGLRRESRKSVCKSIKGLKIKMKSKSSQGNKSVLFYVRDAEDALHSLDRKWVCGRQIEIQFAQGDRKTPNQMKSKERRSPGGRSPGRSSRYDDYDRDSRRRRSRSRSYERYRSRSPSYDRHRRRSPSPRESHRRRRSRSHEDGGYRQRPRRESRARSRSRSRSATPREEPPAAPHFEEEPRHRYSRSHSRSASRSRSRSRSWAGRKSGGR
- the LOC117378615 gene encoding serine/arginine-rich splicing factor 10-like isoform X1, which translates into the protein MRPPNTSLFVRNIADESRPEDLRREFGRYGPIVDVYIPLDFYTRQPRGFAYIQFEDVRDAEDALHSLDRKWVCGRQIEIQFAQGDRKTPNQMKSKERRSPGGRSPGRSSRYDDYDRDSRRRRSRSRSYERYRSRSPSYDRHRRRSPSPRESHRRRRSRSHEDGGYRQRPRRESRARSRSRSRSATPREEPPAAPHFEEEPRHRYSRSHSRSASRSRSRSRSWAGRKSGGR
- the LOC117378616 gene encoding c-Myc-binding protein, whose protein sequence is MAHYRTSNESKREQFRRYLEKCGVLDTLTSVLVALYEEADKPSNALDFIKLHLGAAGPEPADTEALRMELSDLQQKCNMLMEENKELRNRLMQYEPAPDEGAAE
- the LOC117379095 gene encoding fatty acid-binding protein, liver-like, whose amino-acid sequence is MDFSGTWKVYAEENLEEFLKAVGAPEMVVKMRKEIKPTIIIEQNGKDFTYTIKTPVRTTVNSFSIGKESEITGPDGRKFKCTVKEENGKLITESDKITSVREMQGEDMVEKVTTGSVTFISKSKRV
- the LOC117379094 gene encoding gap junction alpha-9 protein-like isoform X1; this translates as MGDWNFLGGILEEVHIHSTMVGKIWLTILFIFRMLVLGVAAEDVWNDEQSDFICNTDQPGCRNVCYDQAFPISLIRYWVLQVIFVSSPSLVYMGHAIYQLRALEKERHCKKVALKRELEAVDGELVEVRRRIEKEMRQLEQSKLNKAPLRGSLLCTYVAHIVTRSIVEVSFMTGQYILYGHRLSPLYKCEREPCPNVVDCFVSRPTEKTVFMMFMQVIACISLFLSLLEIMHLGYKRVKNLILDFYPHLKDDFDDYYDSKSKKNSVVHQVCTGTSVARKTTMPSAPSGYTLLLEKQGNGPNYPLLSGSSAFVPIQGDIGIKLDIHKEGKETVPCPTEPNSNSNNTSSETRSPSGDKLDDPEEGLSSQHENMDLPRSEYPTLPVTEAPTSLLRKSRRLSPPWHCSTVVEGTGSDSGDSYHGNNNSMKSQSRSQSPDSAGELSSVSRHSRESNSPTASSPNRRVSATSSASSRRAPTDLQI
- the LOC117379094 gene encoding gap junction alpha-9 protein-like isoform X2, with translation MGDWNFLGGILEEVHIHSTMVGKIWLTILFIFRMLVLGVAAEDVWNDEQSDFICNTDQPGCRNVCYDQAFPISLIRYWVLQVIFVSSPSLVYMGHAIYQLRALEKERHCKKVALKRELEAVDGELVEVRRRIEKEMRQLEQSKLNKAPLRGSLLCTYVAHIVTRSIVEVSFMTGQYILYGHRLSPLYKCEREPCPNVVDCFVSRPTEKTVFMMFMQVIACISLFLSLLEIMHLGYKRVKNLILDFYPHLKDDFDDYYDSKSKKNSVVHQVCTGTSVARKTTMPSAPSGYTLLLEKQGNGPNYPLLSGSSAFVPIQGDIGIKLDIHKEGKETVPCPTEPNSNSNNTSSETRSPSGDKLDDPEEGLSSQHENMDLPRSEYPTLPVTEAPTSLLRKSRRLSPPWHCSTVVEGTGSDSGDSYHGNNNSMKLRSVGPRARLVSKSEQSKRSQSRSQSPDSAGELSSVSRHSRESNSPTASSPNRRVSATSSASSRRAPTDLQI